The stretch of DNA AATCAGGCTTTTGGAGGCAGCTTTGAAAGAAATGTATAGGAAGGCAGTTTCAATAACACGTACAAAGCCTCTGGGTTGTGGTAGCACTGTGCCATGGATATGTACACATGAGTGACAACCTTATCCAGCCGCATGTAGTTTGCTGTTAGCAGTTCAGCTGGACTTCTCTCCTGGTGGTAGCCCTGGGATCCTACACGGGGTGGTAATCCCAGCGAGCATGTCTACGTGGCAGTTGAGGAGTGAGGACCGTGGTACAAGTTTAGTGCACAGTGATGATTCAATCTGATCCTTTCTTATTCCTTCAACCTCCTGGACCAGGAGCAACTCCAGGAAAATGGACAGGGTGCAAGAGCAGATTAGGCAGGGGTTACTGGCTGAGATGTTAGCTCCTTCACAGCCCTAAATAAGCAGCGGTGCCTGTCCTTAGCAAGAGCCCCAGCTGTGCTTTAtgccagcagggcagcagtTTCAGGTTTTGCCTCCCAGGCTCGCAGTGATGTTGTAAATAAAGCTTCTGGCAGGGGGGCTAGCAGCATCTGAGTCAGGGACTCCTCTCTGCTTGTGTTTAAGCTCCGTAGAGTTAATTTAAAACAACTGAATTTGCTGGAAGTTTTATGTTGAGTTTATATTCCCTTCCCCGGTCAGATCTggtgctgtttgttttgctctgagTGACAGCCACTCCCCTAacatccttttctcttttttcctgtgCAGATGTCGCTCCTATGAGGATTGCTGTGGTTCAAGATGCTGTGTAAGAGCTCTCTCTATCCAGCGACTATGGTATTTTTGGTAGGTCACAGctaaaatttgattttaatgtTCCCAGTGTTCTTCTCCTGTTGTGTTTGTAGGACATGAATCAGGGTATTGCCAGCcctagtattttaaaatagtacaTGGTaatgtatatgtgtgtgcataAATGCAaggactttatttttttgcttataCAGTCCTCTTGATGCCcccaataataataaagaagtgTTTATCTGATAAGCGGTGagaaaatactggaaaaggAGGCTACTTGTTTCAGGTTggcttttcctgtttctgcatCCTCTTGGGCTGTCCAGGCAGGGGTCTCACATTTGTCCTTACACCCATCCCAGCTCCTTCCAAATGGCAGCATTTGTCCAGTTTTGTTGGGCACTGAGTTTTAAAAGGGAATTGCATAAGGAGAGTTGTGTGTTTATGCAGGGTTTAAGAAAGTCTTGCCTGATGAATTGAGGCTTCAATTAAAAGGAAAGAGTAGTACATTTATGGCTGTGAGGATTTTACTGGAGATGACAGCAAGGGAGAAGAAGGCAGAAAGATTTGAGCTTGTGAAATCAGCAGCTCAGTAATCTGGATAAAGCTTAAACTAATCACTTTTATATGCATAACGAAAAAATAAGGTAAATTCTTTGTAGAGAGGAATTTAAGAAAACACCTGAATAAAACCTTCTCATTACAGTAGAGAGAAAGCACAAGCTCTCTGAGAAAACCTGGCTTTAGGAATTTTTATATAGAATTTGaagactgcttaaaaaaaagccttcaaaattgaaatgaataaccactgaaaaacagaagcctGATATAATACAGAGATTTCCCAAAGCAGACTGTGGGATTTCAGTGTGCAATCCTTAGTGATATAACTGAGGAGTTCTGCATCTGAATCCCTAGAGTGACGTCGtaaatctctgcttttctgttcagAGCAAATCCTTTGCAGGAACACAGCCAAAAAGGAATGCATTAATTTTGGCTCAGGGAAACAGGACCTCATTCTGCTCTTGTGTCCACTGTAGAAACAAGAACAGAATTTGACCCTTTGCATAAAATATCTCCCACTGTCACGCAGTGTCACAGTTCCTCTCAGGCCTCTGGGAGTGCTCCAGATGAGATAAGTGTGGCGTGTAGGCTTGCCTCTGGCCAACTtaggcagaaaaaataaatacaaaaatgctcTTCTTGCCTCCAACCTTTCCAAAAGAGCACAGCTTTATTGTCTTCCAGAAAAGGGCCCTGAGAATAAAGGAAATGAGGTGGCAGTTAAAGTCGAAGACCCATTTAGGTTTACTGGAACTTGCCTCAGTCACTACCGCATCTGATAACTAATCAAAGAAAGGCAGGGAAAGAAAGTCACTGTTTGAATTAAAGTACTCTTAAGAACAAAACCTCGTGATGTGCTCTTGCTGCATACGTCTGTTTTCACAGCATCAGGGCAGGAGAATGATGAGGAAGCCGTGGTCAGGTTGGAAAAGGAGCTGAGGagaacagaagcaaaataatgTCCTTTTCTTTAGCAATGTCTATGTTGTATAGGAAGCACAAAAGAAAACCTGTGGTTTTCACTGCTCGATGCTTTGGTCTTCTTGCTTGAACATAAATGTCAGTTACCCTGTTTCCCATGGGAGACAAAATTACAGCATTACTCGTTTAAGAATCTTCTTTTAAGAGTAGCTGCAGAATAACAGTCCTGTTCCTACAGCCAGacctccccaccccaaacctATTGGCCAGCCTAGGTGCTGTGAGAGTTAGAGTTGTGCAGTTTGTGTCTGTACGGTTGTGGAGTTTCACTTTAACCATCCAGTAACAAAGGCCAGATATGAACCTGAACATCCCAAAAGGTCAAGGGCGTTTCAGGTTCAGAGTTGTGTTTTTTATGCCAGCAAATGTTAAACAGTAAtataaaatgcaagaaatgtCCACAGTATGTCCACAAGTGCCCCAAGATGTGGCGATCTCAAATGCCATAGGTCTCCTCCCTACAGCCAAGCCGtgcaacctaaatgattctgtgatttaagaaACCCCGATATAAGCCAGAGGTTGATGGCTGACAGGTGGCACTCCGCTTCATTCGGTGAACAAACTCTGTTTGAATGCAGGTGGGTTTTGacctccttcctctcttttcctaGGTTCCTTTTGATGATGGGAGTTTTGTTCTGTTGTGGAGCTGGCTTCTTTATCCGAAGGCGGATGTACCCTCCTCCACTAGTAGAAGAACCTACTTTTAATGTGTCTTACACCAGACAACCAGTCAACACTGCATCAGGTCAGAGACTGCTCACTTAACAAATTCCATTAATATCTCACATTTGCCAAGGCATTAGAAATAGcatgggttgttttttgttcatttgtttgtttgttttcctctgggaGTGGGTGGGTGggtttgctttttgaaaactgGGGGATTTGGGCGAGGAATTGCCCTGCACTAAACCACTCGGCCACCTCCTCTGATGATTGAAGTCCTGCCTTCCAAATGGCATCATGCAGCAGCGGTGTGCAACAGTATTTTGAAGCCCGGGATAATGGGACTTTCAGTTCCCTCCCATTATGGTTCCTAGCATCTTTACAGCTGCGTACCCATGAATGGGGTGGCAAGTGCTCACTTTGCAGTGTAGACAAGATGACAGGTAGCCAAAATCAGCAGTGACATTTTCTTCATGCGAGGAATAtgaaaaaaagagttttaaataTAGTTAGTAACATTTGGCAGGGGTGAAGGAAAGCCCAATGTTATTCTTCTGTGGTCTGGCAGTATTGCAAGCCTTCTCTTTTTGATTTGCCTTCCATGTTCAGTGCGAGGTTTTTTGTGTCAACGTTCTGCCTTTGCCAGTGTGATTGCTCGCTGGTCAGTCATGGctgtgagcagcaggaggacctgcacagtgctggcttCTCTGGCAGGACTTTTTCTAAgcttctgtcctggtttcagttagcacagaattaattttcttcctagtagctggtggaatgctgtgttttggcttaggatgagaagagtgctgataacaccccgatgctttaattgttgcagagcagtgcttatactaagccaaggacatctcagccttttgctctgccctgccaacgggcaggctgggggtgcagtaagagctgggaggggacagacccaggacaggtgacccaaactagccaaaggggtattccataccatctgacgtcatgctaaacaatatataggggtggctagccggggggagggggccggactgctcggggttaggctgggcatcggtcagcgggtggtgagcaattgcattgtgcatcacttgtttgtacatactattactttcgtattatcaccattgtatcattattattattattgttattattatttttgttattattattttcctgtcttattaaactgtctttatctcaactcacgggcttcactctccatttctctcccccgtcccagagagggaggggggagggtgagcgaacggctgcgtggtgtttagctgccggccgggttaaaccacgacagcctttttggcgcccaacgtggggcggctgcaggagctggaactggggcggctgcaggagctggaactggggcggctgcaggagctggaactggggcggctgcaggagctggggcggctgcaggagctggaactggagcggctgcaggagctggaactggggcggctgcaggagctggagctggagcggctgcaggagctgggactggggcggctgcaggaaccggatctggagcggctgcaggaaccggatctggagcggctgcaggaaccggatctggagcggctgccgagtccaccgtaggggtcacagtggccgttggatctgtcacagggcttggagtggccgcagggtctgtcactaagttgatagcagtatcaatggcagctcgataggcatgagccaggccccagcacgttacaatgatttgtgttactttagaactgccagcatcatgacacctttttttcaagcattctgccagtttttgaggattttgccattgctcaggggtgaatttccaacacactgggggtgccaactgctctagatgcctgcccatatccgcccatactccctgccacccacaactatcctgcctccgggcagatctccagatgagctccccaagtagttgtttaactttaagcagaatctgaagtgcattcatgaggcagaacaacaagactatggtattccgagtatcccaataatattcaatatcttggagagctattttgacaagctcaggggataagagggtggtgaaggaggaaggcagatattttgagggagaaggcagagtgatccaggaggatacaggggtggtgaaggagaaagggagagtaatcaagtaagaaaaattatcttccccttttccctccacagactgactctctaatggagaaaaacaataggtataattgctaatagttcccaagatactgtttccaaagtacagagtccacgatgttactgagtataaataccaagttagagtcatgaccagatatcttatcgtctcataagccattgctataatactcagtaccataatgatctgaaaccagggcccggagaggataaacaacactacagagagaaaatacggaaaataatgtactataatactcaatttggaaaacaggcgcagcagagttgagattaaagcaatcagcatcatgacaagtgactattaagcaggtctaattcttacaccaattttagtttaacacactctgatcagatctgccgttatctcaacctttcgagccccacgttgggcgccaaaaaagGGCTTACCCTCTGGCTGTTAGGGAGCCCTGCTTGGCAGAATCCGGCAGAGTTAAGACCCAGCTGTAAGCAGAAGACGTCTGTACCTGGTGGGAGCATTTTAATccagctgcctccagctggAAGATGCGTAGTGCTGGGGTTACGCCTGAATGCACCTTCAGGTGCTTGCCTTTTCCCAGTCTCAGCAAGGCCAAGCCAAGACATCTTTAACCACTCTCCTGATGGCAAAAGACAGTGCTCACACTTGCCTGTGAAAGCACACATATGCAGGCTTGCTCCATACAATGGCACTTTTCCACCCGGGCTGTCATTTTGTCACAAGATATATTAGAGCGAGCTGAAGCCAGAGGATAACAACCTTTTCTGACAAGTTTTTGGGAACTggcaatttgtttttgtttcacacTGCCTTAGAAGTGGAAATATAAGTGAGTATTTTGCATTGAGGAGAGGGTATCTCTGAAAATTTGCTGCCTCAAACTTCTTtgttaaaaatcattttctgatcCATTCCATCTCTGTGCCACACTAGACAACGTCCTTAGAAAAGTGTCATAAAAAAAATTTTAGCGAGCTGTGACTATGACCATTGTACAGAGGTGGAGCATTCAGGCTCTCCCCTCCACCGTGCGTGCTGTTGAACACCCGCACACATTGTACAGATTTTTGAAATGCTCTTCCTTGCATTCCTAAGTGTGTGCGCATAGACATGCACCTTTCCCTCTCTGTCACAGGTCTAAATGGGTAAAGAGATGTTACAGACACAAACTATCACTCtattcattttttacttttttttaatcctaagtttttgttttgttttgtttttggaaagcATCCATTCAgcatctgtttttctgctttccacaCGTTTCCCCAgagagtatttatttttcagcagtgGAGGTTTGGAGGCGGGGAACGAAACTAACTAAGGGATATTTTTAAGCCTGAAAAATAACTCCAAGATTATGTAAACAAGGAGCGTCTTTGGCTGGATTGGTGAATGCCAGATTTAATTTTAGAACATGTTTTTGGTTTTTCATGACACCTCATGGAATACAAATTGTGGGCAAACATAAAATAAGCACCAGACCTTTGGTAGCTTGCTTGTGCCACCTACTTCCAGATTGCTGTTGCCGTTTCTAAAAGCTTTGGGATCTGAGCTAAGCCcaccaaaacttttttttgtacttgtttTGCTGAACTTGGAGTCAGCCTCTCAGCAATCCCAAGTGCTTTCCCTGCTCCTCACTTTCTGTCCTGCCTTTCCTGAATTCCTGCACCACCTTGCTGTCTCTGCTGTGATCCGGTGCTGCGTGTGCAccggaaaaaaaaacaacagagtgCAGTGAGCTAGAGACCTTACCTCTTTTCTCCCTGTGCACCTGGAAACTGCAGTGCTGAGCAGGATTtcagttttaaacaaaaaagcttAAGAAAAAGTGCTCTGTGCTAAGAGGATGCACAGACTCTGGAGAAGGAGGACGTGGATCCTTTTCCCAGCCTGGCTCTCCTGCAGCTGCGTGCCAACGCCGGGTGGAAGCAGGACAAGGGTTTCTCATCTCCACGGCAAAGgaagagaggctgtggagcagCCTTTTTTGCTCACataggcaaaaggaaaaaaatcctttttgttAAGAAGGAAATAACTGCATTCACGATCTGCTTTCTGTCCTCTTTGCTGATaagcatccaaaaaaaaaaacactcctgaGCCAGACTCCAGGCTCTGGGATTAGCTGCATCCGTGGGCATTATGGCTGGGCCAATCTGATCTTAACATTGTACGGTTGCATTTTTGGATGCAGTACGTAAGTCCTTCCTGAATGCTTAAAGTACTGAAGGATGCCTAAAGCTTCGAGATGCTGTGCTCCTTCTGTGGCAATACCGAGTCCTAGAGTCAGCAAGTCATGAAGATGAAGGATTGAGTTGAAAATCCCTTAGAGGCTGTTTCATTATGGGAAAGACAGACTACTACCAAAAGAAGAAAGTGCATTGCTCAGTCataatatatagatacacaCTTCCAGTCCAGCCTTATTTAAAGagacagagaggaagaaaaggaaaccaaTTAGCATATTGAGATAGAGGCGCTCTGTGACTTTAATTGCCAAAATTACATTCGGTATTCGCCCACTGGACAGTGTGATGTCTGACGAGGGTTACGTGCCATTTCCATCACTCCTCACGGCAGCGCCCTCTGTTACTCCTCATGTGTCACGATGAAGGAATTTAGTGTTTGATTGTAAGTTTCCGCTCCTTGTCCCTGCAGGCTCCGCTGTCGTTTCCTAAATTTAATCTGTGCTGAACAACATTGTCCCATTTTGTTAGCCAGCCATAATTGGCTTCAGCTCAGACTGCTGCTTTGTACGTGTTTGCTCCTTAGCCACATCCTGCCTTAGGGGGAAATGGGCCAGTTTGAGATGTGCTCTGACGTACAGGAGAACCCAGGATGTTAGAAAATTATCTCTGAAGACCTCTTTGTCTCAGAAAACTTTCCACCTGAGTTGGGAGGTGCAACGGGAGCCCCCTTTTGGTCCATCTGAGAGTCCTTTCTGTAGGCATGATGGCTTTCTCTCTGGAGAACCAAGCCGGGCTCCCTTTCAAATGGCATTTTGCTGGGGCAGCAGTGCCCTTCGCTTCAATGAGTTCTTTCCAAGGCTTGCAAAATTGAACCTTTTTGGTGAAATCTCGAGAAGTGAATGTAGTCCTGCTAGTCTGGGTCCTTCCTGGAATGGGAGAAGCATGGCCCCGTGTCCTTGGTCTGGTGAACACTTGGAGAAGGCTTCTGTGAgtgtgcagagcacagctgcaTGGTCTCTTCTGTGTCTCTCCTGCCCCTAGAGGAGCATGACTGCTGCCtgatgttgctgctgctgctgacaccttttctctccctttctttcttccagggTCACAACAGCCTGGAGTGCCGTACTACACAGATCCAGGTGGACCTGTGATGAATCCCATGGCTATGGCTTTCCACGTCCAGCCCAACTCCCCACAGGGAAACCCGGTTTACCCGCCCCCACCTTCCTACTGCAACACGCCGCCTCCCCCCTACGAGCAGGTGGTGAAATCCTCCACGTGAGGACTCTGTGGCGCTCTGACCTGACTGTGTGAGAAGAAGGTGCCACTGCAGAATGACCAAGATGGTGGGCATCTGCCCTTTTGAACACTTGCTAGTTCTCCGcgtcctctctccctccctcccctgcaccTTCCCTCATTAAAGTTACTTGCAAAGGGgtgatttttaattattttttttttcagtagaagtgaattttttctttgtcttcaaaATGAGAGAAGTTGTCTTTGTAATGCTTTTAATGGAAACCTATATTTAAAACCTGTatgtctttctcttttatttattgtttgtttcaACCACGTGTATAAGCGCATCGTGGCGGGCTACCGGTCGCAGCTCTTTATGCAACCTCAGAGCGATGTGCACTCTCCCAACACAGCAGAAATGCCCTCACCGAAGGGAAACTACAGAGAAAGCAGGTagacagagaaaaatcaggGCAATGCTTTTACCAGAAATGTGACCACCGTCTTTTTGGTTCGTGGTTTTCTTGTCAAACTTGGTTCTGATGCACAGCAGAGAGGCGCTGGGGCACCACGGTTGGCCGAGTCACGGCAGCAGCTTTGCCAAGTGCCCTAGGGAAGCGACCTTCACTACTTGAAATGGGGCATCCGAAAACGAAGGACCAGGAGCTGCCTGGTTCTTGGCCGCCACCTGGACTCTGCCTGCGTGAGCTGCGTCCTGGCTGCCCTTGTTTTGCTAAAGGTGAGACTGTGTGAGACGGCTGGTGGCCTAAATGGGGGTGGTGAGGGGAGTGTGAGAACCTctgaactgctgctgcttctgcctctaGACTAAatggttaaaaataatgaaatgcatACAAAAATTTTCATCCATAATTTGGAGAACAATTACAGTAAGAGGGAACGGAAGCACATTTCCCTTTGAAATTGATGGGAATTTTGTCACTGAGAAGTAATACTTTTTATCATGGTCTGGCTGCTGCCACAAAGAGTACAAAGAAGAGCTGTCACGTCCGGGTGACGGATTTGTAAAATGCTCTCCTCTCtaggataaataaataactttctgGGACTAAGAGCAGTTCCTTAACCTGATGCACAAATGGTTTGATTTTGCGTTAGCTCTTTgtgtgctttgctttgtttcccaATTTGTTATCTTGTGCTTGTGGCCGACTATCTGAGTGACCACAAGTCGACACTTTCAAAGAAACAGATTCCCTTTTCCTCTGAGGGCTTTGAGATCCATCTCCAGCCAGGGCACAGAGGTCACCGAGGTAATTTGGAGTCATTCAAAGACCTGTGTTGCTCAGGGAGCAAGGGTTTTACTGCGCTGctagggcttgctggtggcttGTATTTGTTCGTAGGCAGAAAGGTAGGTTTGTGGAACTGACTTTCGTTATAAACGTGAGTATCTAACAGAAAAACACTATGGGACACTGTGCTTcagggtgctggtggtgctggtagCAGCCCTGTGGAGCAGAGCGAACCTCTGAGGAGCTCGTTCTCGCAGGACTTGGGTGAAATTGTCACTGAAGTCAGTGTGTGCCGGGGAGGGAAAGCAAGTCGTTTGCAACCTGCTCTACTAAATGCATAAGGATGGGTGATTCTCGGGTGGCCTCAGGGATCTTCAAAGCTTTGCTGAGCTGATTCCTCACCACGAGGGACTCCAGGGAAATCAGAGCCAATATGAGGGGTAGATCCGTGCTCTGAGCTTGCCCTTCTTGTGTTACAGTTCATGCAAGGTTCACCTGGACCATATCCTACTAGGTTTGCTTAAGTTCagcatatgtttaaaaaaatctgaataattTTACCCTAGGCTGCAAAATACCCCTGTGTGTGGTGAGACAGTGCGCTTTCTGTTGTGCTAGCGGGATTCCTGTGCTCTGTTCCAGAAAGAAGTTTGCCCGGTCTCTTGCTTATTGTTACAGAGAGTGCTTTATGGATTACAATTCAGCCATCCACTTTCTAAGACTATTTCATTGTTCTCTTTCACTGCACTTCCAAATGAAGAAATGCAGGCAGGCTGGGTGAACCTTCTGACTGGAAAGTTATTAACAGGGAACCTCGGAAGGACAAAAATCTGAGTTTCCCAGAGCTGATGGGAGCAAATGGTGTACCTAGAGCCAAATATTGGATAACCTTTCTGTCATTGCAGGTGTTTCGATAGGCAGAGCTGTTTTCCAGTCACTTGGCTCTCTCATTTGAAGTTGTGAAACAGGGAAATGGTTTCTCGGGTCAAATGCCAGTTTTTCATGTAAACACCTGGAGACAGCTGCCTGACAAGTGAACGCTTTGATTTTCCTAGCTAATATCAGGGTTTTCTGCACAAACTTCATCGTGTATGGGAGGACGAGAAGGAACGGGCAGAGCTGTGAATTCCCCTCTCCTATTGCAGTGCTGTTGAGAGAGCTCTTGGGCTCACCTCGCCTCATCCCTGCTATAGTGCAGGCTGGAGAACCTCCTCTGCTCACCCTTGCGATGAACCCGAGGCAGTGCAGAAACACTTTTCAGATACGTTTTGATAGTaaaatgttttccctttctgcatCATAAGGGAGGGATGAAGCATTCGCTTCTGCATCTGCAGTGTAGGCTCAGTGGGCAGGTAAGGTAGGAAAAGGTACATTTTGTATGTAAGGTCCATCACATGGTTGTGCATGCCATAACTATATACATAGTTataaatttttcttcaaaatataaagCTCTGTATATCACTAGGGTTGTGTAGACTCTCTATATTTTAAATCCAACATTTCATGTTCTGTCAGTAAAATGACAACAGACTTGTGATGTTAGCAGATACTGAGTTGTTTTATATCATTAAATGTACCTCTGAGAATAGATGTCTTCTTGGTAACGTGGAGTAGAAACCTTTTATAGCGATTTCTGATGCTGTGCATTGAAGTTCCACTCCTGGTGAAGTTTTCCTGAAGCTTGGTTGCTCTATTTGTGAGCGCTGGTGGATCACACTACCTGTTAGAAGATACACACTCGTCTTCCAGCAGAACTGCTTGGTCTTCTCTTGAAAGCCAGGACCATTGTGGGCATCCCTGTGAATTACTTGCAGGCTGTTCACATGCCTTTCCTCTTGTTGCTTTGCCTTTGGAAGTGTTTAGGTTTCCTCTTATTCCCCCCTgccttattttttatatatattaggTTGAAAaatggtgaaggagaaagaagggagaagccctGTAACTTTTTGCAGGCTCATATCAACAATGTGAAGTGGCTCAGGTACGTGTATTGCATGTTTAGCAAACAAAGCTGGGTTGGCgggctgcagcagagcttggCCTTTCGACAGTCCAGGCTTCTACTGCTCTGAAAACTTGTGcaggttttcttttgaaatggttttgtttgtttgtttgctttttccaagTAAGTTTAGATGTTGCAATACCTCTAACCATTTTCGGTGCTCTTTGCTGAGGTGTACTTTTAAGGCTCTTTATATTAATGAGCAGATTAAAAGCATCATCTCTCGTGTAGCAAGCAGGAGAGGAGGCAGGGCTAATTCTTCACGAATGCGACCTCGATGCTGTGATCACTGAGTGCAGCTCATGCCCCCAGGTATGGTCACCGTGTTTCTCTTGGCACCATTTCTTAGGCTCCGAGCAGGGAGGAGCCGTCTCCTCACCCACCCAGCAAAGCTCCCTGACCTTGggagtttcaaaacaaaaaacccgTGTCCCTCATCAGTTGGCTTGGTTGGAAAAATGGGCTTTGAGGTGCATGTATGTGTACAGGGGGTCTGCTCCCCTTGGATGAGCTCCTTTCTTAAGCATCTTTCAGGTCATTGCTTTGGGCCAGGTTTGGCTACAGACAcctggggttttgttttggattAAGTTTAATGGACGAGCTGCCTGATGACTGCTAAGGGTAGCACTTGGGGCAGCCTCCTCCCGGCTCTAGAAATGTGCTCTTTGGCAGAAGAGACCTTCTTAGGCTGTGGTTTAGGGGGCAAGCTGGAGGGCGAGGAGGGTGTGTAGTCACCctgtgcctcccctcccctctgttGTGATGGATGCAGGCAGCATCAGGGAGTTGGCAGTGCGCTGCCTGCCCATGCACTGCAGGCCCAGCGCTCACTGCTCAGTTTGGGCCGAAAACCAACCCCAATTCTGTCCTCTAGAGGACAGGATTTTCTTCAGGgtattttccccttttgtttGTGCTGCACATCTCCACAGCAGGAGGCTGATGCCTCGCTCATTTCTCCCATCAGAAGAAAACCAGCCCTGAGTGCTGCTTTCAGCAGACAGGCTGAAGCTCCCCCTTCAGCCTCTGTCAAACTTCTTCAGGCTGACGCTGAAGGTGAGGGCTTGCTGTGGCCACAGCACCTCGGGGCTGATGAGGAGCAAGGCAAGGCTTAACATTTACACTGCTGCTCTCAGGCAGCACTTCCATTTCCACTCAGCTCACATCCTCCTCCCACATCCCCCAAAAAGCTTAATAACAATTAAGCTGCTGGATAATGACCTCCACCCTTCAGGCACAATGTCTGCTATTCTTCTGATTTATACCAGCACAAGCAAGTGGCAAAAAAGCACAGCCACTCATATATGAGAGCAGTTGTTATGCTTTCTGGTCACTGTCTGGAGACAAAATAAGGAATTGCTGGTGAAGTGCAGCAGGTGAAATGCAGTGAGTGCTGTGCAGACCTGGCTTACTGCTTTAGGGAGTCACCCACTCCTCATCACCAGCAGTCAGCGCAGCAGCTGAGTGGCCACTGAA from Anas platyrhynchos isolate ZD024472 breed Pekin duck chromosome 2, IASCAAS_PekinDuck_T2T, whole genome shotgun sequence encodes:
- the VOPP1 gene encoding WW domain binding protein VOPP1, with product MRRLQPGVALLLSLLWECTEAKKHCWYFEGLYPTYYICRSYEDCCGSRCCVRALSIQRLWYFWFLLMMGVLFCCGAGFFIRRRMYPPPLVEEPTFNVSYTRQPVNTASGSQQPGVPYYTDPGGPVMNPMAMAFHVQPNSPQGNPVYPPPPSYCNTPPPPYEQVVKSST